The Tardibacter chloracetimidivorans region CGGCGGCGATCACGACACCTATCCGCTGGCAGGCCGGGCGCAGGGTTTCCCGCTGGCCGGAGTTCAGCAGTCCTACCCATTGAGGAGCGCGGCATGAGCCTTGATGTCGAAACTGGCACCGGATCGGCCACGGCCGAAAGCTATGCGTCGGTGGCCGATGCCGACACGCGCCTTTCCGCGCTGGGCCTGACCAATTGGGCCACGCTCTCCACGGCGGAGAAGGAGGAAGCGCTCCGGCGCGCGACCGTTCACATGATCCGCGCCTATCGCAACCGCTGGCGTGGAACTCGCATCAACAGCACGCAGGCGCTCGACTGGCCGCGATATGAGGTTTGCGTCGACGGCTATCCGGTCGACAGCGACATAGTGC contains the following coding sequences:
- a CDS encoding DnaT-like ssDNA-binding protein, with the translated sequence MSLDVETGTGSATAESYASVADADTRLSALGLTNWATLSTAEKEEALRRATVHMIRAYRNRWRGTRINSTQALDWPRYEVCVDGYPVDSDIVPADIRNACIDLALKAAAGDLAPDIERAVIREKVGPIETEYSAHAHQATQYRAIDMMLAPYLKGSSAMMRLVRA